Within Brienomyrus brachyistius isolate T26 chromosome 20, BBRACH_0.4, whole genome shotgun sequence, the genomic segment TTCATGCTACTACCAGAGTGAATAACATTTTTCTAAACTGTTTGTTGAATAACCAAGATAATGAGGCACATCACTTCACCCTAAGTTAACACAACAAATGCAATGTGCCGTTATGCACTCAATAAGACGCCCCTAAGATGTTTACGCAGATGAGATACAGAGCTCGTGTACAACACTGCAGACGTTCAGTTTTAGCATGTGGCACAAGAGGTCAATCACACAACGGAGCTGCTGATGTGCCAGTGTTATGCTGCTATTGACCCTTCTGATCTAGTCAGGGTGTGTAACTCAAACCTTGATACCCTATAATATTGATCATACCTTGGATTCCTCACAGTTTTGAAACAAGACTCACAAACGCCGTGTTTTGGTCTTGCCATTGGCCCTTGCCGTCGAAAAGCAATGTGAAAGACGAAAGCTCTTTGCTTGAATTCACCCACACCAGGGTGAGATCATTGGGGTGTTTTGACAGTTTACTTGGGGATTATTGCCTGTTTGGTCTGCTCAGATTGCCTGCAATGCCTTGCGATTGCTCTGTTGAAGCATGCCTTTTGCTTGCATGGCTtgatcaaacaataaaacagtCCTACAGACGTGATTAAAGATATTCTCTTTGTGCTCTTTTACAGACTCAGCTCAAGGGGCCCATGGCTGCCTTTTTAATGCAAAGTAGGGACAATCCATTGAAAGCCATAGGTGTGGTCGCAGGTTTGATTGGTTCTATGGTAGTTGTGACGGTCCTGATTTCAACGGCTATTTACATGCGCAATACAAAGTCTAATAGAGTAATGCCCACTCGGCGAGTTATCAGGAAGCGTCCGAAAGACTACCAGCCATGGACTTCCAAGTTGCCGTTCAAGACTCGGGCAGACCCTTCTGAAAAGTTTCTGGTTCGAGGGGGCAATGGTGAGAATCACAATGGGAACAACAACGTGCGTcgccccccacctcctccccctTGCGCCCCCACTACACCCGTGCCACCTCTGTCCAGTGTCAGACACGGCGAGTGGCAAGAGACAGTACCCACCGTCTCTGGGGAAGTGGCATCCAAAACCAACCGAAAGTTCCGTCGGAACAGGGATGAAGTCAGCTCGGCGCTGGTCTCTGAACTGAAGAtgaagttggagcaaagaatgctGGAGAGCAACCAGACTTACTACTGACCAGTTTTATGACCAGAATCACACAGGaatcacagtacatgaggcACAGCTAATCCTGCAAGAGAACTCATGGTTCTATGAGAACCACCAGAACCAGAAGGACAGACCAGGTCTTGCTCAGCAGGATAGCTTTTTAAAAAATCCACAGTTCTGGGATTTTAGGGGAGCGTCTGAAGAATCAGTAACTGTCATTTGAGTTGAAAAAGCTTttgaaaataattcaacttgttTGAGATTAAAACCGACCAGTAGAATGACTTGATTGATGTTGATGATCAGGGACGTCTGTCCAGGATTCTTAGCACCTTATGTTTAACATGGGACTAGTGAACTTAAAATCCGGACTGATGAAGGTCCAGTCAGAAGTTGCAGAAGTAGTTTTagtgtattttttatttgtttctttgttgGATACATTTCATCTTTTCGCAGCTGGAGAAAGAGAGAGTCATTGCTAAGCGTCTTGATGATCAGAGTGTACACTGCACTGCCATCTTCTGGATTATATCACCTTATTCTTACTGGAGAGTCAAGGAAGAAAAACGAGGGAGTGGAAATCCATATGTTTTCTTTTGCTATATAattctgtgtgtttttatgaTGCTTTGATGCACAGTTTTATATAATAATTACTGCAGAAGGTTTTTATCCAGCTAAAATGTTTTGGTTAACTAAATGAATTGATAGCTTCCATTAATGTTGTCTGTATGTACTATTGTCGGATACAGTGAGTTATAAGTGGCAAAATTCTGAATTTCTAAATTAAACATGGAGCTTTTCACAAGCTCATGTCTACTAATTTTGAGGACCCAGTTGCTTAAATAACTGCAGACTGGGTTTTGCTTAGATAAGCAGATTGATATTATACCCGGCTTTGTATTATGATTCTGTATGGAAACAAAGTTTCTGGAATCTGATATTTAAGCCCGTCTCTTTACCAGGAAACTGAAATGCATTGTGATGTTCGTGTAATGTATCAATCACTGCTGTTAACCATTATTCTAAATCAGTATTTGTCGTATACTTACGAATActtacccataatgcatcacAGCATGTTTAACGTGTTGCATAAAATACTTCGTCATAAGACCTGTTAGTGATGCTCCCTCTGTGATGCAAGAGGCTCCTAAGATTCTCCTTAGTAGTGGCACCAGCCCGCCAAGCCTGGAACTTGTCGATTGTTTCTGAATCAGCTAATTGATTTATTTCCACTTTTCTACAGGGAACCCGAGGGCTGCACAGCACTAGAGTTATATCGCTAACCGATGTCAGTTTATATTTAGCTGCAAAGATTTTCCATTAATGCAGTCTCACCAAAAATTAAATGGACATCATTTACACATTATAAGCTGTGATATTAAAGTGAGGATTTTGCAGTCATACAATATATGTGTTCACATTTACTCTAGGAAGAAGGTCATTGTGCCTGCAAAAATTAAAAAGTCTAAATATTCTATACTATGTatgccaattttttttttgtgatttctaTGACCTTTATTGTACTGCACCATAGCAGTTTTTGAATTAAAAGTGAATAATTATTTGAATTGAAAGTAAAATAGTGAATTAAATGCAAGTGAATTAATGAATGATGATTGCACATACATTGCATAATCAGTTCTGTATCAAAATGCATAAGTATTAATATTGAACTTCTAGCAGCGAGTCATTGATCTTGTTCAGTAGCTGAGCCTCACGAGCACAGGTGCAGCATTGTACTAAAAGTGTTGCCATTGTTACTGTTTTATCAAAGAATCATGAAGCAGATTGAATCTAATGTGATCTACATGTGAACCATGTATATGATATATTTATGTATTGTCTTTGTATCTCTTATTTTCATAAATAAAGCATATCATTTTAGAAAGGCTCACGGCTCATTCTTGATAATGAAAGACAGCTAAGCTAAGCTCTTTTAAATTATGACTAATTATCAACTTCAGGTTATATTCAACAATACTTAACCTATGTTAAAACATAGGCTATTACTCAGAACTGTGAAATCTTTTTACATCTAGTTTGCTCGTCATTTTTTGCTTCCTGATATATAAGTCAACTTTTAAATTCATGTTCATTTAAGGCTCTGTTAGGCAATAATAGCAAGCAACCTCGCGGACCCCtggacggtccacgtttttgctctctcccaattCCCTGGCAAttctgagggagcaaaaatgtggatcatctgtgggtccgcgaggactgggttgagaagcaCTGCTCTTGGTATATAGTATACTTTCTTTTTTTGGGGATTATAACTGGAATTACTGGTCTTGTTTCCACTCATCATCAAGCACTTTCTCAATAAAAACATCAAACATTTTCTTGAATAAATATTCAGATAGTATGTATTCTCCCAATGCATGTCCAAGAAAGACCTTTTATACCCCACATGAGAGCTAAACCTCAACTTATTTGCTATGTAACTTTACTAGAAGGGATAATGACAGTGAATAGTTCACACTCTCATTGAAATACTATATGACTAAGAAGTATTTCAGCTATGGCCCTTTTTAGAGGGCAAGTCTACTTCTGTGATGATTGTTGTGAATTTAGTAGAGCTCAGCAGTGGTCCTTTGGTCGCCTTTAACTTTAAGCGATTTCTCATCGAACCTCCTCATCCCCTTGTCCTCATTAAGATCTCTACAGGAGCCCTCGTTGCTTCCTTCCTGGAGGCTGTCGAACGTATCCTGTCGTCCCCCCGGCTTCAGATTCTTCTCCCCATGCCTGTTCCTCCTACACTCCTCAGTGCAACGATCAAGGCACCGTAAGCAGGATTCGGTGTTGCAGGCATACATCCCAGCGGGAATGGCCAGAACCATGGCACAGACGATAACAATGATGTGAATGAGCTTCTCCCTCTGCTCCAGCTCGCTGATGTCGCTGCCCGACATGAAGatgacacactgactgctcctgGGCGCTTGGTTCTTCAGGGACACGCAGATCTCATACTTAGTGGCAGGCAAGAGGTCATTGACTGAGTAGCTGTTGATCCCCGGCCCAATGTAAATCATTTCTTTCTTGGCATCATCAATCCTTCTGAAGTATATGGTGTACCAGGTTTCTTCTGGGTTCTCCGTCACGGCGTACCACTCTAGGGTGATGCCGTACACCGTCTGCTTGGCGACGCGGATGTCTATGGATGCGTTTTCTTCAGCCGAAGCCAACGAGTTCATAGGCAGCAGTGCAGACGAGGTGTTCAGGGACTTGATGTTCACTGTAATGCTGGTAGAGGAGTTGCCAATGATGTTTATTGCAGTGCATGTGTAGACACCCCTGGCAGCAAGATGCAGTGAAGGGATCACTAACTCTGACTTAATTGTGTCTTCAGCCATCTGTGTCTGTATCTCTGTCAATCAAAATGACACAATTCAGTCAACAGGCAGctttatatttacaaaatatcCAAAACTGCAATACTGATACAGTAAGTAATTTAGTAAAGTATACAGTAAGTATACTTTCAATATACTCACTCACAGCCAGTGCATGTTTTTGCCCCTTCccagactgtctgtgggtccccaaggactagattggaaaacactggcaTAGTGTACACTATCCAGGTTATGAAAAAGTAAATCTTACCAGTGAATCCTCGTATCTTCTTTAAACCGTATGTCCACTGGACTACTGGATCGGGACTCCCTTTGATTAGGCATGTTAGAGTAGCATTAAACCCCAATGGCCTTGTGAGATTAGTAACTGGTGCTGTCGCAACTGGCTTCATGCAACTCTTTAGTTCAACTTCATGAAAATACTTGCCAACTCTGAAACCCGGACCTGTGCATGTTAAGTACAAGTTTGTTAAAATAACAGGCAGGTTGACAGACCTGATGAAATCTACAAAACCTTTCAGGCGGCAATCACATAGCCAAGGATTGTCATTAAGTGCTAAAACTACACTGGCAGTGATCTCCTCGCATTTTCCTTGTTTTTCTGATCTGTGGTGTAGAGCTGAGCTCAGAAAGACATCCCTAGATATGACATTAAGCTTATTGAAAGACAAGTCTAAGTAGGTCAGCCTTGGCAAATATCGGAGAGCGTTTTCTGGTAGAACATCTAATTGGTTGTGTTTCAGATCCAGAACCTTTAAATTTGGTGTATCCTGAAATGCTGTCCATGGGACTGAACTCAGCTTATTCCCTTCAAGTCTTAGTTCTGTCAAATTACTGAGACCCTCCAAGCTTTTCATGTCCATGACGGTAATATTGTCAAAATTCAACCAAAGGAACTCCAAGGCACTGACATTGAAGAACGAGCCACGGGGTAGTTCAGTAAGATGTGAATTCTCTATCCGTAATTTTATTAAATCCTGAGGCATGTTTTCAGGAATTCTTCTTAGGACAGGTTCCATACAAAGCAATGATCTACAAAACAAATCGATGAAATTGTCAAAAAGATAGTCATACATTTCTTTCTCATATAGGCTAGCTacggagagaaaaaaataaataaaacgcaaCAACATACAGTCAATTATAGTTTATGATGTTTTTCCGTTTAAGATTAATCTTTAAAATTACTGCTTTATGACAGCTGCTATAATACAAGTAACTATAAATGATTAACagaagtttatttatttacatttaatttgaaAGTATCTATTTTACAATTTCCAGATGTATGATAAACTTAAACTGATATCAGTGGACACACACAGAATAGCCCACTGACACTGGCAGTTGTGTTCATCATTTCTTACGCTTctcaaatagattttttttttgttttaaaaggcAAAACTTACCTCCCCAAATCGTCATTTTTGCAAGAGCAACCGGACAAGCAAAATGAATGAACTGATTTCGCCTGAAAGTAAATGAAACATATAGTAACAGCAACATAAAAGGTGTCCATACTTCTTTACAAGAACGCATGTGTAGTATCTGCACAGGACCTGTCCGCTGGCAGTGTGAGAAAAGCTTATTATCGGTAATCCGCCTTGACGCAGTTCTTAAGATACCAAAGACGTAAGAAGTTGGTGATTTTACTATGGTAGGGACACATAAAACTAAAGTTTCGAGAATCGGAGACAAAATTGGTTTTCTctttagatgtgaaaaaagcacGAGGTAATCAGTGCAGATTATATGTATTTACATGAACTAGTGCTTAAAGAGGAGGACACCACGAAATGAAGTTAAGCAATATGCAGTACGGGTACGTCGCACACAATTCTCTTGCACGTTCCATACAAATGAGACCAACTTTAATTATAATGTTAAAATTATTAGTTTATGCCTGGAATATGATTTAGAAATCATTGGACGTTAGTTTTGCAAAATTGCCTAACAGGGCCCCCCATCGATGCATGTATTTTGTCCACCTAAATCCGCATGTACGCATAAATCATCCGCCCATCACCCACCCAAAGAAATCTGGACCAGATCACACATTACCAGTATTTCTCAATGAAGTACATATAGAGAGAGACGAGATGACTTTCACAACTGGGATAAATAGGACATGAAAACTGGCATATTATTAGGTAGACCACCTCATTGTGGTAACCGAAGcattggttcaagcccagccttggcacagctgtgggtccttgagcaagacccttaacccccagccccccaggtGCCACAACAGGTGACGGACAAGTTTGCtgtcacctacagagagcaagatgggggggggggtgaaaagaAAATTTCCCCATAGGTATTAATAAAAaggtatctattattattattattattattattattattattattatgccacAAACAGAATCATGCGATTTCTTCTTGGCTGCAGCAAAACCCGTCTGTACTTCAACTGTGATGTATTTTTAGAATACAAAGTCATAAAATGAGCTGTGCACACTTAACATATTGCATCTTTTAAATATTTGCTGTAAATGTGGTGAAAACTATTACAACTATTTTGTCACTTTTAGAAAAACCAGACATCACGTCATTGACCCACATGTAGTTCACTGAGTAATTCTCACTCCTTTGGATACAAGAAGAATTCCAAACAAGCTACTGTTACTTGCAGTTTCCAGAAAGGTACTTTTACTGTATTCAGATTTCTCTCTTTTGGAAAGTTAAAGTACTTTTACCTTAGGTTCCGTTATGGTAAAGAATCATGTATTCTGTCTCTAAGAATGACAACTACCTTACTCTGACTACTTACATTTTTGGCAAATAATGTGGTGAAATACCAGGTCAAGTACCGAAAaggattttttattattatatgtgtTTTACAGAGCCAATATATCAAAATGTTTTTCATAAATTCAAAAAACCACACATCTCAGAAATAAGTTCATTATACCACATGTGTAATATTTGTATTACTCTAtatgtcaaaactgaaacaagaTCAACCACTAAATAAAAGGAGTGTAAACTAATACTTTCAGAATATTTAAACAATTTAACATATAATAAATGAAAtctatacatatatacagttcTTTGCTGAGTTATAAAGTCAGTGCAGTTAAGGTTAAATGAGAAGGTGTAATACCTGGCACATTAACTTCTGTGTACATCATTACAAGCTGAACCCAATCCTACATGTACAAACCTGTCATGTTTCATTCTGTATCCAGTGAAACAGTCTTCCCAGCAAACTCCACAGTGACAACTGATGTTCCTTTGAAAAATGCCTTAATGGGCAAAGCAGAATGCTTATTACAGTGTAACGATTAATGAACACAAAAGTTTGTGCTCGAGTTGTGTAATATCTGTAAGTACAcagcagtactgttttacaattATGCATAAACATCTGTCATATTTACAATGAAATCTTTCGTATTTCTTGTCTTTTTATGTCTTCAGCTGAAGGCCTTTGAGCAGCCTGTGTCTCCAATAGGCCATATGCAGCAAAAATTGAGTCCATGCCAATACGGCCAGCAAAAAGATAAGTACTTTAACCAACAGCAAAATTCTAATTATGAAAGCACTTTTTTGATCATTCCATATGCAAGATCGGTGTAATATGGCTCAATCGCTGCACCAtgactgccccctacaggtctaCAATGAAACTGCACCTAGCTGCAAAACTGCTATTCTTGAAAATGGGAGATGCTGCTGGTGGTCATCAGCAGAAGTACTCATTCGGCTGTCCCTCAGCTCTGACAGTTGCCTCTGAGTCCATGCTTGACCTGGCTGAGAGGAGTCGATTGGACTCGTCGAGGTTCAGCCTTGTCAGGTACTCTCCCTCGAGGCCCTTTGCATTTGTTGCCGGGGACAGTGTCTCAAAGGTGATGTATGAGTCCTGGACGTCTTTTGAGTTTCTACCCAGGAGTTTCTTGAGGCGTCTCTTCAGTGCCCCGCAGCAGACGATCAAAGTCAGAGGAACGGCGATCACACAGGCAACAGTGATCACAACTACGTTAATGAGCTTTTGGGTCCCACTGGCACTGGCTGCCTCATCTGTTGAGAAGATCACACACTGCTCCTTTTTGGGAATGAGCCccttcacacacacgcatgcaataTACTTTGTCTTTGGCTTCAGTCCCTCAATAGTGATCCTGTTCTTTCCCGGGCTGACGTTAATCCGCCGCATGTCCCGCTCTCCGAAAACAGCATAGAGCACGCTGAATACTGTGGTGTTTTTCGCTGTGGGGGCCCTCCAGTTCAGGGACACTGTGTGGTCAGTGTCCCCGATCACCTTTACTGATCTGACCACTCGCCTGTCTGGGTCTTGCTGCTGTGATGAGGCATTTGCAGTCAGGTTGCTCAgcagggtcttctccacatCCAGCAACTTCCCCTCGCTAGTTGTTCCAAGCatctgttcctctgtggtgcCATCTGAGAGGCTCTCGATGTTAGGGTATGGTCCAGTGAAGCCGTATGATTCCATACCAGGCCCCTTACTGGCGGCTGCTGGGCCTGAGACCCTTGCCACAAGTTTTTCCTGGTAAGCAGGCTTTCCCCGCCCTTCTGGTCTTTTCCCCCTTAACTGTTTCGCGCTGCTCATTTCATTGTCCATCTTTATGGCATCCGCTATGATTAGTGAGATAATGGCGTCTGCAGTTCCGACAAAGTTTGTTGCTTTGCAAATGTATTTCCCGGAGTCACGGTATGAAACGGCAGGAACACTTAAAATGGACCAGATAATGCCTTCCTTTGAAACCTCTTGTTGAACTGTAGGCAAGGGAAAAGCAGCGTAAGATGAATGACTAGTAAAAATCAGTTTGGACAAGCTATTTCTCATTTCCAACAACGTTGCAACAAAATAGTAGTCAAAAGCCATTAAAAAATCTATTTGACCCATATGTATCATGTAAGACTTCAGTTGCATATCTATCCATCTTTCAGCTGCTCATTGGGTATAGGGTCACAGGGTTCTGTTAGgacgcttttccactgcaccaaatATCACACTTTTGCAACCAAATAAGTACCAACAGTATGACACTTTGTGTTGGTTTTTCATTCCCGTAAAAACCGGTACTGCCgccgaatgacatcacaatgcgAGGTGAGTATTTTGTACtaaatttgaaaaatggctgtagtatattATAGGTCTGGGCAATGTGCAATATTGATACCGTCATCTCAAATTCTCTCATCGCAAAGGACAGCGAAAGCTCATTTGAGATCATGCTTTTTCATACCTTCATGCTGCACAGACAATATAACATGGGGGATTTTGAGTTTCAcgaaaacatttttactttgtcataggaaacaaaactcATCAATCGCTGCAATTTCAGTGATTGTTCCTTTTCAAAATGATCCACTATGTGTTTATCTCAATACGTACTGTATGAGGTACAGTGCAAAATTACACCTTAATATATTCTaaatgcttatcctggtcaatgGGCCTAGAGTCTATCCTATGTAGCATAGGACATAATGCTTGGGtaaatggaatgccagtccatcatagggtacATACATGTATCCACACTATGGGTACTTGAGAAATGCTGTTTACCTCAGCTTAGTGCTACTtgacagggggagaacatgcaagttccacacacacagggaacaCAGAGGTGGGATATAGGCAAACCAAACCACCAAGTTTCCCCTTCtatcacacatccatccatccatccattttccaaaccacttatcctactgggtctggagtctatcccggaagcaatgggctggGAGGCTGGGaatagcccaggatggggggccagcccaatggggggcacactcacacaccattcactctcacatgcactcctacgggcaatttagcaagtccaattagcctcagcatgtatttggactgtggggggaaaccggagtacccggaggaaaccccacgacgacatggggagaacatgcaaactccgcacacatgtgacccaggcggagactcgaacccgggtcccagaggggtgaggcaacagtgctagccactgcaccaccatgccgcccctctatCACACATGTAACACTGAATTCTGTCACATGCAGTTGTGTTCTGGAACACCAAGGATCAATTTACTCACCCGTCCCGTTCACTTGCTTGCCATCAGTCCTACTCCAGGACAGGTCTGGTATGGGCACGCCGACGGTGCCACAGCGCAGCAGGACATTATTGCCCACGGCGCTCTTAACGCGGGCCACTGCGGTGTGCACCCTTGGCCCCTGGCAGCGCCTGAGTTCGGCATCGCTGAACAGCACCCCCAAGAGGCTCTCGGGCGCGGCACACCTCAGCCTGCTGTCTATGAAGGCCACGGGTGGAGATGGGGTCTTCTGGAACTGGACCAGGTCGTACAGTCGGCAGTCACAAACCCAGGGATTATCGTGAAGACCTACAGGATGAGAAAGGGAAAAAATACAGGAAATACATGTAAAACAGGAAATAAATCTTGCAATTTGATAAcatcaataattattattattgtaatggTATTGATATACAGCTTATTTTAAGACTGTAATCATCCCTGCTTCATTTCATGTATGTATTTCATTAGTCAGGGCATAAAATTCACCTTACAgacattcattttaatgttttattaagaTTCTTTTTAATTCTGTTGATCCTTGCGTTTTAGGGCTATAGCTGTAACAttgaaacaaataaacaaataacaataaataaaaactggAAGTTATTTCATCAAATATATATGAACCCCTTACCTAGGATCATTCTGGAATTTTCTGCATCTTGAGAGGGCCTTACGGTTAACCACACTGACAGAACCTCCGAGGGCACAGTTACCAGGTTGTTGCTGGACAGATCCAGATATGTCAGGTTTTTAATGTAGGTTGCCGCctctgctgggactgaggcgattttgttgttgtgcatgTCAAGAAGTCGAAGATTGGGCATGTCAGAGAGCGATTTCCAAGGGAAGGACGTGAGGGCGTTTCCGTCCAGACGCAGCTCGTCAAGGCCGGACAGACCACGGAAACTGTCCGGATATAATGAGGATAGTGCATTAAAAGACATCCACAAGAATTCCAGATTGTTGAGATAATGGAAAGTCTCACTTGCTATCTTCCTGATTCCCGTCTTTTCAATTCGGAGTTTGGAAGTATCCAGTGGGAAATTTGCAGGGACCACTGAGATTTCAGGATCATTGCAAATGACACTCCTGCAAACGAACAAGAAGTATACCACCATAaacgaacaaacaaacacaggcaAATGTAGTtattgtaaaaaataataattagtaGAATACGTATGTATAGCAACTTGTCTTAATTACAAACTACTAACTTATAAAATGTCTTATTTCTGCAGGAAACCTTGCTTTCCATCAATGTACCGTAAAGCAATGTCCATTAGTAACCAAACAGACATTATAGAAAATCAGCGAATTAATCCTCCCTTGACAGAAAACAGAAAACCTTGGAAAACAACAACAGGGTTGAATAAAACTGTCGTAGCTCTGTCTTTACAGAGAGAAAGACTTGCATTAACTTGAGTACTGACTGATATGTGGGAGACTTACCTGGCCTTTGACCCATCACTTAGTTTATGGAAGAAGCAGCTACACTGAGAAGGACATAAGCTCCATACGAGCGGAAGGCAAACTAAGGCCAAGCCAAGAAAAGCACTAATCCTCCAACGCATCTTTCTTCTTGGCTGCCTTTCTGTTCTACAGAATAACAAAGGACTGCAGCCTAGCTTATCTGGACATCAGAAACGCCACGTCATCCTGTCACCCCCTGTCCATACTGATCTAACCGCTCCGAATCCCCAGATAAAAGGGATAGACGGGATTAGTGAAAGGACTTGGGTTATTTTGATCTACATGCTTATTGCTTCCCAGAATCCAATAGGCTGCATTCAGTCCCGTGATTATATGCAAAGGAACAGCTTCTGAATGTTTCATTGGAGCAATATTTAGTAgcactttctatgaatgccaaGCCTTTAAGAATCTATGaacgcattcataatgcattataatgcattcataaacatggctataaatatttttaagaatatattatagccatgtttattatgcattatgaatgctttatgaagctctcatctataatgctctATAGATACCTACAGTAAATAATGCAGtataaagcatccttaattcttatattgaccattataaatccattatgaaggtatttctaccattataaatgagagCGTCATTGGAGTTTATGAAGTCTTataatctatagtgcattatagatgacagcttcaagaAAAGTGTTACCGAATATTTTTATTCGGTAAggtttttcactttttttttttgaaaa encodes:
- the lrit2 gene encoding leucine-rich repeat, immunoglobulin-like domain and transmembrane domain-containing protein 2; translated protein: MEPVLRRIPENMPQDLIKLRIENSHLTELPRGSFFNVSALEFLWLNFDNITVMDMKSLEGLSNLTELRLEGNKLSSVPWTAFQDTPNLKVLDLKHNQLDVLPENALRYLPRLTYLDLSFNKLNVISRDVFLSSALHHRSEKQGKCEEITASVVLALNDNPWLCDCRLKGFVDFIRSVNLPVILTNLYLTCTGPGFRVGKYFHEVELKSCMKPVATAPVTNLTRPLGFNATLTCLIKGSPDPVVQWTYGLKKIRGFTEIQTQMAEDTIKSELVIPSLHLAARGVYTCTAINIIGNSSTSITVNIKSLNTSSALLPMNSLASAEENASIDIRVAKQTVYGITLEWYAVTENPEETWYTIYFRRIDDAKKEMIYIGPGINSYSVNDLLPATKYEICVSLKNQAPRSSQCVIFMSGSDISELEQREKLIHIIVIVCAMVLAIPAGMYACNTESCLRCLDRCTEECRRNRHGEKNLKPGGRQDTFDSLQEGSNEGSCRDLNEDKGMRRFDEKSLKVKGDQRTTAELY
- the lrit1a gene encoding leucine-rich repeat, immunoglobulin-like domain and transmembrane domain-containing protein 1a, with the translated sequence MRWRISAFLGLALVCLPLVWSLCPSQCSCFFHKLSDGSKARSVICNDPEISVVPANFPLDTSKLRIEKTGIRKIASETFHYLNNLEFLWMSFNALSSLYPDSFRGLSGLDELRLDGNALTSFPWKSLSDMPNLRLLDMHNNKIASVPAEAATYIKNLTYLDLSSNNLVTVPSEVLSVWLTVRPSQDAENSRMILGLHDNPWVCDCRLYDLVQFQKTPSPPVAFIDSRLRCAAPESLLGVLFSDAELRRCQGPRVHTAVARVKSAVGNNVLLRCGTVGVPIPDLSWSRTDGKQVNGTVQQEVSKEGIIWSILSVPAVSYRDSGKYICKATNFVGTADAIISLIIADAIKMDNEMSSAKQLRGKRPEGRGKPAYQEKLVARVSGPAAASKGPGMESYGFTGPYPNIESLSDGTTEEQMLGTTSEGKLLDVEKTLLSNLTANASSQQQDPDRRVVRSVKVIGDTDHTVSLNWRAPTAKNTTVFSVLYAVFGERDMRRINVSPGKNRITIEGLKPKTKYIACVCVKGLIPKKEQCVIFSTDEAASASGTQKLINVVVITVACVIAVPLTLIVCCGALKRRLKKLLGRNSKDVQDSYITFETLSPATNAKGLEGEYLTRLNLDESNRLLSARSSMDSEATVRAEGQPNEYFC